The Primulina eburnea isolate SZY01 chromosome 6, ASM2296580v1, whole genome shotgun sequence genome contains a region encoding:
- the LOC140833864 gene encoding protein IQ-DOMAIN 19-like isoform X1, which translates to MGKTGKWIKNFLIGKKDKEKGRENPRNHNQISSNGGGDENRHTIPMSVPQPTAPREKRRWSFRRSSATAPGRQETNAVKNAAADTTPPVIFESDKKKRALAVATAAAADGAAGEAKSAAFVIQTRAAASGSRRSAPVEEAAAIKIQSCFRGYLARKALNALKGLVKLQALVRGHLVRKQAATTLRCMQALINVQVRARVQRLRMAAEETKLISQTRFNHRKSPQDTKVRTSTQDFDKNHEENIKIVEMDLGGNKTMAKPRNSYSNHTPNHIPNDPRISTPRASLKLQEGPCQISPSPSAITESSPRACSNHFEEYSFETTQNSAQCYTPIISKLDQARLPYSYPRSECAEPIYDECSFYPSYMANTESSKAKLRSHSAPKQRPLETFERQPSRTRRPSLEGRSHVPKAVRMQRSSSHVRPKAQNYPNSYSVKLDRSNVSIKESECGSTSTIMSNTTYSRSLVGIFDVQGVGTNFLLLMNKQISQNHI; encoded by the exons ATGGGGAAGACTGGCAAGTGGATAAAGAATTTCTTGATAGGGAAGAAAGATAAGGAGAAAGGGAGAGAGAATCCGAGAAATCACAATCAAATTTCTTCCAACGGTGGTGGAGATGAGAATCGTCACACGATTCCCATGTCGGTTCCGCAGCCCACGGCACCGAGGGAGAAGCGTCGATGGAGCTTCCGCCGCTCTTCAGCCACGGCGCCGGGGCGGCAGGAGACGAATGCCGTGAAGAATGCTGCCGCCGACACCACCCCACCTGTGATATTTGAATCTGACAAGAAGAAACGTGCGTTGGCGGTGGCTACTGCGGCTGCCGCTGATGGAGCGGCGGGGGAAGCCAAGTCGGCTGCGTTCGTGATTCAGACGAGGGCAGCAGCCTCCGGCAGCAGGAGAAGTGCTCCGGTTGAAGAAGCTGCGGCGATAAAGATTCAGTCTTGTTTTAGAGGTTATTTG GCGAGGAAGGCTTTGAATGCACTAAAAGGACTAGTGAAGTTGCAGGCATTGGTTAGGGGGCATTTGGTGAGAAAACAGGCAGCCACTACACTTAGGTGTATGCAGGCACTGATCAATGTTCAAGTTCGAGCTCGAGTCCAACGGCTTCGAATGGCCGCTGAAGAAACAAAATTGATCTCGCAAACACGGTTTAATCACAGAAAGTCACCGCAGGATACCAAGGTTCGGACCTCTACTCAA GATTTCGATAAAAACCATGAAGAAAACATCAAGATTGTGGAGATGGATCTCGGAGGCAACAAAACAATGGCCAAACCAAGAAACAGCTACTCAAACCACACCCCAAACCACATACCTAATGATCCCAGAATTTCCACGCCCCGTGCATCACTGAAGTTACAAGAAGGGCCCTGCCAAATATCACCATCACCATCAGCCATAACCGAATCGAGCCCACGAGCCTGCAGCAACCATTTCGAAGAATACTCTTTCGAAACAACACAAAACAGCGCCCAGTGCTACACACCAATAATATCCAAACTCGATCAAGCTAGGCTCCCTTATTCCTACCCCAGATCAGAATGTGCCGAGCCTATTTACGACGAATGCTCATTCTACCCAAGTTATATGGCCAACACAGAGTCTTCCAAGGCTAAACTCCGATCCCACAGTGCCCCGAAGCAACGCCCTCTCGAGACATTTGAAAGGCaaccgagcaggacgagaaggccGTCTTTAGAAGGAAGAAGTCACGTCCCAAAAGCTGTTAGAATGCAAAGATCATCATCTCATGTCAGGCCAAAGGCTCAGAACTATCCGAACTCGTATTCTGTGAAGCTCGATAGATCAAACGTTTCAATAAAGGAAAGTGAATGTGGATCGACTAGTACTATCATGAGTAACACTACATACAGCAGATCCCTCGTGGGAATATTCGAC GTTCAAGGAGTTGGTACTAATTTCTTGTTGCTGATGAACAAGCAAATAAGCCAGAACCACATCTGA
- the LOC140833864 gene encoding protein IQ-DOMAIN 19-like isoform X2, whose product MGKTGKWIKNFLIGKKDKEKGRENPRNHNQISSNGGGDENRHTIPMSVPQPTAPREKRRWSFRRSSATAPGRQETNAVKNAAADTTPPVIFESDKKKRALAVATAAAADGAAGEAKSAAFVIQTRAAASGSRRSAPVEEAAAIKIQSCFRGYLARKALNALKGLVKLQALVRGHLVRKQAATTLRCMQALINVQVRARVQRLRMAAEETKLISQTRFNHRKSPQDTKDFDKNHEENIKIVEMDLGGNKTMAKPRNSYSNHTPNHIPNDPRISTPRASLKLQEGPCQISPSPSAITESSPRACSNHFEEYSFETTQNSAQCYTPIISKLDQARLPYSYPRSECAEPIYDECSFYPSYMANTESSKAKLRSHSAPKQRPLETFERQPSRTRRPSLEGRSHVPKAVRMQRSSSHVRPKAQNYPNSYSVKLDRSNVSIKESECGSTSTIMSNTTYSRSLVGIFDVQGVGTNFLLLMNKQISQNHI is encoded by the exons ATGGGGAAGACTGGCAAGTGGATAAAGAATTTCTTGATAGGGAAGAAAGATAAGGAGAAAGGGAGAGAGAATCCGAGAAATCACAATCAAATTTCTTCCAACGGTGGTGGAGATGAGAATCGTCACACGATTCCCATGTCGGTTCCGCAGCCCACGGCACCGAGGGAGAAGCGTCGATGGAGCTTCCGCCGCTCTTCAGCCACGGCGCCGGGGCGGCAGGAGACGAATGCCGTGAAGAATGCTGCCGCCGACACCACCCCACCTGTGATATTTGAATCTGACAAGAAGAAACGTGCGTTGGCGGTGGCTACTGCGGCTGCCGCTGATGGAGCGGCGGGGGAAGCCAAGTCGGCTGCGTTCGTGATTCAGACGAGGGCAGCAGCCTCCGGCAGCAGGAGAAGTGCTCCGGTTGAAGAAGCTGCGGCGATAAAGATTCAGTCTTGTTTTAGAGGTTATTTG GCGAGGAAGGCTTTGAATGCACTAAAAGGACTAGTGAAGTTGCAGGCATTGGTTAGGGGGCATTTGGTGAGAAAACAGGCAGCCACTACACTTAGGTGTATGCAGGCACTGATCAATGTTCAAGTTCGAGCTCGAGTCCAACGGCTTCGAATGGCCGCTGAAGAAACAAAATTGATCTCGCAAACACGGTTTAATCACAGAAAGTCACCGCAGGATACCAAG GATTTCGATAAAAACCATGAAGAAAACATCAAGATTGTGGAGATGGATCTCGGAGGCAACAAAACAATGGCCAAACCAAGAAACAGCTACTCAAACCACACCCCAAACCACATACCTAATGATCCCAGAATTTCCACGCCCCGTGCATCACTGAAGTTACAAGAAGGGCCCTGCCAAATATCACCATCACCATCAGCCATAACCGAATCGAGCCCACGAGCCTGCAGCAACCATTTCGAAGAATACTCTTTCGAAACAACACAAAACAGCGCCCAGTGCTACACACCAATAATATCCAAACTCGATCAAGCTAGGCTCCCTTATTCCTACCCCAGATCAGAATGTGCCGAGCCTATTTACGACGAATGCTCATTCTACCCAAGTTATATGGCCAACACAGAGTCTTCCAAGGCTAAACTCCGATCCCACAGTGCCCCGAAGCAACGCCCTCTCGAGACATTTGAAAGGCaaccgagcaggacgagaaggccGTCTTTAGAAGGAAGAAGTCACGTCCCAAAAGCTGTTAGAATGCAAAGATCATCATCTCATGTCAGGCCAAAGGCTCAGAACTATCCGAACTCGTATTCTGTGAAGCTCGATAGATCAAACGTTTCAATAAAGGAAAGTGAATGTGGATCGACTAGTACTATCATGAGTAACACTACATACAGCAGATCCCTCGTGGGAATATTCGAC GTTCAAGGAGTTGGTACTAATTTCTTGTTGCTGATGAACAAGCAAATAAGCCAGAACCACATCTGA